The following are from one region of the Halomonas qaidamensis genome:
- the edd gene encoding phosphogluconate dehydratase, with the protein MPSSTPATLNSTVAEVTQRIRERSAERRALYEQRMADQHKRGVHRAELSCGNLAHGFAACSPQEKDSLKLMNSANLGIISSYNDMLSAHQPFETFPETIKAAASAMGSTAQFAGGVPAMCDGVTQGQPGMELSLFSRDVIAMAAAVGLSHNMFDAALYLGVCDKIIPGLFIAAARFGHLPAMFVPAGPMPSGLPNKEKARIRQLYAEGKVGRDALLQAESDSYHSPGTCTFYGTANSNQLMMEVMGLHLPGTSFVNPGTEMREALTRYATEQAIRNTEPGGDYRPFYKQIDERAIVNAVVGLLASGGSTNHTMHLIAMAAAAGITLNWDDFTDLSAVTPSLMQVYPNGQADINHFQAAGGMSYLFRELLGAGLLHGDIPTVFGTDLTAYTQEPFLENGKVVWHEGPESSLDEDVLRPVANPFAATGGLTVMKGNLGRGVIKVSAVADEHRVVEAPVKIFEDQNEMKAAFESGDLDRDVIVVVRFQGPKANGMPELHKLTPFLGVLQDRGFKVALVTDGRMSGASGKVPAAIHISPEALDGGPLSKLRDGDIVRLDANAGTLEAKVEAATWADRERVVANLDHYHVGLGRELFSGFRHLAMRGEEGAGSLGGFEADDLARQQGQILQEDA; encoded by the coding sequence ATGCCGAGCTCAACACCCGCTACTTTAAATTCTACCGTTGCTGAGGTTACCCAACGCATCCGTGAGCGCTCTGCTGAGCGGCGTGCTCTCTATGAGCAACGCATGGCGGACCAGCATAAGCGTGGTGTGCATCGTGCAGAGCTATCTTGCGGTAACCTGGCTCACGGCTTTGCCGCCTGCAGCCCCCAAGAGAAAGACTCCCTGAAGCTGATGAACAGCGCCAACTTAGGGATCATCTCGTCTTACAACGATATGCTGTCGGCCCATCAGCCGTTTGAAACTTTCCCGGAAACCATCAAAGCCGCTGCCAGCGCCATGGGATCAACCGCCCAGTTTGCCGGTGGTGTGCCCGCCATGTGCGACGGGGTTACTCAAGGGCAACCGGGCATGGAACTGTCGCTGTTTTCTCGCGACGTGATTGCAATGGCGGCCGCCGTTGGGCTTTCACACAACATGTTTGATGCTGCCCTTTATCTGGGCGTGTGCGACAAGATTATCCCTGGCCTGTTTATCGCTGCGGCGCGCTTTGGTCATTTACCTGCCATGTTCGTACCGGCTGGCCCGATGCCCAGCGGCTTGCCGAACAAAGAGAAAGCGCGCATCCGCCAGCTATACGCAGAAGGCAAAGTGGGCCGCGACGCGCTGCTGCAAGCGGAGTCTGACTCTTATCACAGCCCTGGCACCTGCACCTTCTACGGCACTGCCAACTCGAATCAGCTGATGATGGAAGTAATGGGCCTTCACCTGCCGGGCACTTCGTTTGTGAACCCAGGCACGGAAATGCGTGAAGCCCTGACCCGCTACGCAACCGAACAGGCGATTCGCAACACTGAACCTGGCGGTGACTACCGCCCTTTCTATAAGCAGATTGATGAGCGCGCCATCGTCAACGCGGTAGTCGGTTTGTTGGCATCTGGCGGATCGACCAACCATACGATGCATTTGATTGCCATGGCCGCTGCGGCAGGCATTACGCTGAACTGGGATGACTTCACCGACCTTTCCGCCGTAACGCCCAGCCTGATGCAGGTATACCCTAACGGCCAAGCGGACATTAACCACTTTCAGGCGGCAGGCGGCATGAGCTACCTGTTCCGCGAACTGCTCGGCGCGGGCTTACTGCACGGCGATATCCCCACGGTGTTCGGCACTGACTTGACCGCCTATACCCAAGAGCCGTTCTTGGAAAATGGCAAGGTAGTTTGGCACGAAGGTCCGGAAAGCAGCTTAGACGAAGACGTCTTACGCCCAGTGGCTAACCCCTTCGCAGCTACCGGCGGCCTGACCGTAATGAAAGGCAACCTGGGACGCGGCGTGATCAAAGTATCCGCCGTTGCAGACGAACACCGCGTGGTAGAAGCACCGGTGAAAATCTTCGAAGACCAGAATGAAATGAAGGCGGCGTTTGAGTCTGGAGACTTAGATCGCGATGTCATCGTGGTGGTGCGCTTCCAAGGGCCAAAAGCCAACGGAATGCCGGAACTACACAAACTGACGCCGTTCCTAGGCGTACTGCAGGACCGTGGTTTCAAGGTGGCACTGGTGACCGATGGCCGTATGTCTGGCGCGTCCGGTAAAGTGCCCGCTGCGATTCATATTAGCCCAGAAGCACTGGACGGCGGCCCGCTATCGAAACTGCGCGACGGCGACATTGTGCGCCTGGACGCCAACGCAGGTACGCTGGAAGCCAAAGTAGAGGCGGCTACCTGGGCAGATCGCGAGCGCGTAGTGGCGAATTTGGATCACTATCACGTTGGCCTGGGCCGCGAACTGTTTAGCGGCTTCCGCCACCTGGCCATGCGGGGTGAAGAAGGTGCAGGCTCACTGGGCGGCTTTGAAGCCGACGATCTCGCTCGTCAACAGGGCCAGATTCTTCAAGAGGATGCCTGA
- the cobT gene encoding nicotinate-nucleotide--dimethylbenzimidazole phosphoribosyltransferase — protein sequence MHPVVNHVTPLDSHTGALTLRYIDTLTKPPGSLGQLETLAVTLSEITGECKPIITPPAIIVFAADHGIAEEGVSAFPQEVTAQMVANFVRGGAAINVFARQIGAQVEVVDVGVASHLAMPSITDAKVRAGTANMVFEDAMSRDEALAALQVGGEAVERAVQAGAKCIIVGEMGIANTTASSAMLAALTGKPVAQLVGAGTGISSVQQAHKVAVIERALSARQANAEDPIEVLSKLGGLEIAAMAGAYLATAANRLPAIVDGFIATVAALTACRLCPAVRGYLIFGHRSEEPGHATALEALDATPLFSLGMRLGEGSGAALAFPLLQAAAAMLSEMATFADAGISDNADP from the coding sequence ATGCATCCCGTCGTTAACCACGTCACGCCACTTGATAGTCACACTGGCGCATTGACACTTCGCTATATTGATACGCTCACCAAGCCGCCAGGCAGCCTCGGCCAGTTAGAAACATTGGCCGTTACGCTTAGTGAGATCACTGGTGAATGTAAACCAATCATCACGCCACCGGCGATTATTGTCTTTGCTGCTGATCATGGTATTGCTGAAGAGGGAGTGTCGGCCTTCCCACAAGAAGTGACGGCTCAAATGGTGGCTAACTTTGTCCGTGGTGGCGCGGCGATTAACGTCTTCGCCAGACAAATTGGCGCCCAGGTTGAGGTGGTGGATGTTGGCGTTGCTTCACACCTAGCAATGCCGAGTATTACGGATGCCAAAGTGCGCGCGGGCACCGCCAATATGGTGTTTGAAGATGCCATGAGCCGTGACGAAGCACTCGCTGCGTTACAGGTAGGCGGCGAAGCCGTTGAGCGCGCCGTTCAGGCGGGAGCGAAATGCATTATTGTTGGTGAAATGGGCATTGCGAATACCACCGCAAGCAGCGCCATGCTGGCGGCGCTGACCGGTAAGCCAGTGGCTCAGTTGGTGGGCGCTGGCACCGGTATTAGTAGCGTCCAGCAGGCTCATAAAGTAGCGGTGATTGAGCGGGCGCTAAGCGCACGCCAAGCCAATGCCGAAGACCCCATAGAGGTGTTAAGCAAGCTAGGCGGGTTAGAGATTGCTGCTATGGCAGGCGCTTATCTAGCCACGGCGGCCAATCGCTTGCCAGCCATTGTGGATGGCTTTATCGCCACGGTTGCTGCCCTGACGGCCTGCCGTTTATGTCCAGCGGTGCGCGGTTATTTGATTTTTGGACATCGTTCTGAAGAGCCTGGCCATGCCACGGCCCTTGAGGCGCTTGATGCAACGCCATTGTTCTCTTTGGGGATGCGCCTGGGGGAAGGCAGTGGCGCGGCGTTGGCGTTTCCTTTATTACAGGCCGCCGCCGCGATGCTCAGTGAAATGGCTACCTTTGCCGATGCGGGCATTAGCGACAATGCTGACCCATGA
- a CDS encoding adenosylcobinamide amidohydrolase, with amino-acid sequence MSELETLSFSQPLTWSQSEHCLVVSAAEPLYTLSSALVGGGFGHCQHFANFHVDKDYDGHHPKDDLMRWLDDQRLPLSAVAMMTAVRLHSACAVSVPLAATTNGVLALVTAGVGNAVDISVSSDADPRLMLRSAPRVGTINTFLFLDAHLTDGALVNASLSATEAKVQALREMGVNDPFSETPATGTSTDSLSIAATQRGDPTPYAGSGTAIGRAIGQAVYQATLGSLTKSQQVSPCWG; translated from the coding sequence ATGAGCGAGCTAGAAACGCTTTCATTTAGCCAGCCGCTAACGTGGTCGCAAAGTGAACACTGCTTGGTGGTGTCGGCTGCTGAGCCACTGTACACCCTGAGTAGCGCGCTTGTGGGAGGCGGGTTTGGGCATTGCCAACACTTCGCAAATTTTCACGTCGATAAAGATTACGACGGCCATCACCCGAAAGATGATCTGATGCGCTGGCTAGATGATCAACGACTACCGCTATCCGCTGTTGCGATGATGACTGCAGTGCGCCTGCACAGCGCATGTGCCGTCAGCGTACCATTGGCTGCAACAACCAATGGTGTGCTGGCGTTGGTGACGGCAGGTGTTGGCAACGCGGTTGATATTAGCGTTTCAAGTGACGCAGATCCTCGCTTAATGCTGAGAAGCGCACCTAGGGTAGGCACAATTAACACGTTTCTTTTTTTAGATGCCCATTTGACCGATGGCGCGCTGGTTAATGCGTCTCTATCAGCAACGGAAGCGAAAGTTCAAGCATTGAGAGAAATGGGCGTTAACGATCCATTCAGCGAAACGCCCGCTACCGGCACATCAACCGACAGCCTGTCTATCGCCGCTACCCAGCGTGGCGATCCAACACCTTATGCAGGCTCTGGCACGGCGATTGGGCGGGCGATAGGACAAGCGGTGTATCAGGCGACGTTGGGGTCGCTGACGAAATCGCAACAGGTTTCACCATGCTGGGGTTAG
- the cbiB gene encoding adenosylcobinamide-phosphate synthase CbiB, with protein MLGLASVGLVAMAIVIDLIIGDPRSLPHPVVIIGRTISALEQRWNQGSEKRRRRLGFMLTATIVLGTFSLAWLGLALLTWVHPWLGLAAELWLLATTLAIKGLAEAGRAIAVPLANGDFASARKALSMVVGRDTEQLDEAGITRGAVETIAENTVDGITSPLFFAVIGGAPLALAYKAINTLDSMVGYQNERYSDFGYASAKLDDIANWLPARLTALCLWAAGVLISWQSSAHYWRRAIMATCREAPRHPSPNAGWPEAMVANLLGVQLGGTNVYQGAVSHRATLGSPLETLTCSHINATIKLMHGAWLLFFLLMAVLTILLSVGISWL; from the coding sequence ATGCTGGGGTTAGCGTCTGTTGGTTTAGTAGCGATGGCGATTGTGATTGATTTGATCATTGGTGACCCCCGTTCGCTGCCGCATCCCGTGGTCATTATTGGGCGCACCATCAGCGCACTTGAGCAGCGCTGGAACCAGGGAAGTGAAAAACGCCGTCGGCGCTTGGGCTTTATGCTCACTGCAACCATTGTGCTGGGCACGTTTAGTCTTGCTTGGCTAGGTTTGGCACTACTGACGTGGGTACACCCTTGGCTTGGGCTAGCTGCCGAGCTATGGCTGCTGGCGACAACGCTGGCCATAAAAGGTTTGGCGGAAGCGGGACGTGCCATTGCTGTGCCGCTGGCTAACGGTGATTTTGCATCGGCGCGAAAGGCGCTTTCTATGGTGGTGGGGCGTGATACCGAGCAACTGGATGAAGCAGGCATTACCCGTGGTGCGGTGGAAACCATTGCAGAAAACACGGTAGACGGCATTACCTCGCCGCTATTTTTTGCTGTGATAGGCGGTGCGCCGCTGGCGCTGGCTTACAAAGCGATTAACACGCTGGATTCCATGGTGGGCTACCAAAACGAACGCTACAGCGACTTTGGTTATGCCTCGGCGAAACTCGATGATATCGCTAACTGGCTTCCCGCAAGGCTGACCGCGCTATGCTTGTGGGCTGCTGGGGTGTTGATCAGTTGGCAATCATCGGCGCACTATTGGCGTCGGGCCATTATGGCCACCTGCCGCGAAGCGCCCCGTCACCCAAGCCCTAATGCGGGGTGGCCAGAGGCCATGGTCGCGAATCTGTTGGGTGTGCAGTTGGGTGGCACCAATGTTTATCAGGGCGCGGTATCCCATCGAGCCACCCTTGGCTCCCCGTTGGAAACGCTGACGTGTTCGCATATCAACGCCACGATTAAATTGATGCACGGCGCTTGGTTGCTGTTTTTCTTGTTAATGGCCGTGTTAACGATCTTATTAAGCGTGGGGATTTCATGGCTATGA
- the cobD gene encoding threonine-phosphate decarboxylase CobD, which yields MSRQATVHEAADWPSHGGQAAALLKRFGLPDDHVVDDVSANLNPLGPPEWVASWLVTRLGGLSRYPSPDYASARQAIAAHNGVQPAQVLLTNGGAEAIFLATALHAGGRALLLAPSFGEYARACSAHRIETAEHVLREPHFAGEVADLLEKAANADVVFLCRPNNPTGTLIPIDAVETLLAHTRETGTQVVVDEAFIDLSIGVEALTPLLKRYGHLVLLRSMTKFYTLPGVRLGYVLASENIVATMSHHQPPWSVNHLAAELVAPLLADSEFARLTQQWLASEQPRMGKALLALGLEVVPSHSCFFLVRPGVLQRERGVTSAALFERMLYKGLLARHTHSFKGLEGSWLRLALRDESANNRLLKVLHDCLC from the coding sequence ATGAGTCGTCAAGCCACTGTTCACGAAGCGGCTGATTGGCCAAGCCATGGTGGTCAGGCCGCGGCGCTGCTAAAGCGTTTTGGGCTACCTGACGATCATGTGGTTGACGACGTGAGCGCTAACCTTAACCCGCTTGGACCGCCCGAGTGGGTAGCAAGTTGGCTAGTAACTCGACTTGGCGGGCTTAGCCGCTACCCCTCGCCAGACTACGCGTCAGCCCGGCAGGCCATTGCGGCGCACAACGGTGTTCAGCCAGCACAAGTACTGCTGACCAATGGTGGGGCGGAAGCGATTTTTCTTGCCACGGCGCTGCATGCCGGTGGCCGAGCCCTATTATTGGCTCCCAGTTTTGGCGAATATGCCAGAGCCTGTTCTGCCCACCGTATTGAAACGGCCGAGCATGTGTTGCGCGAGCCGCATTTCGCTGGTGAGGTGGCGGACTTGCTAGAGAAAGCGGCAAACGCTGACGTGGTGTTTCTGTGTCGCCCGAATAACCCAACAGGCACGCTGATACCCATTGACGCAGTAGAGACACTGCTAGCGCATACGCGGGAAACCGGTACCCAGGTAGTGGTTGATGAGGCGTTTATCGATCTATCGATAGGTGTCGAGGCGCTGACGCCGCTACTTAAGCGTTACGGTCACTTAGTGCTGCTACGCTCAATGACCAAGTTTTATACCTTGCCTGGAGTGCGCCTAGGCTATGTGCTGGCTTCGGAAAACATAGTAGCTACCATGAGCCACCACCAGCCGCCCTGGAGTGTGAACCACCTTGCCGCCGAACTGGTAGCGCCGCTGCTAGCGGATAGTGAGTTTGCACGGCTCACCCAGCAGTGGCTTGCCAGTGAGCAGCCTCGTATGGGCAAGGCATTGTTGGCGTTAGGACTTGAGGTGGTGCCCAGCCATAGCTGCTTTTTCCTAGTGCGGCCTGGTGTTTTACAGCGTGAACGCGGCGTGACCAGCGCAGCCCTTTTTGAACGCATGCTTTATAAAGGGCTACTGGCGAGGCATACCCATAGTTTTAAAGGGCTTGAGGGCAGCTGGCTGCGCTTGGCACTGCGTGATGAGTCGGCAAATAACCGGTTGCTAAAGGTATTGCATGATTGTCTTTGTTAG
- a CDS encoding bifunctional adenosylcobinamide kinase/adenosylcobinamide-phosphate guanylyltransferase, producing MIVFVSGGARSGKSQVAEQRVLSAAGDANCYYIATATVDDAEMADRVSRHQARREGQWVTLEAPLAIDQAIAQVPDHHAVLLDCLTLWAGQVLFGAEPNEEFSDEQGLALLDRCLRDAQERGLTLVIVSNDLNEELIPDQPVTWRYVEFIQCLQRWLAAQADSVLEVIAGCAVEWKR from the coding sequence ATGATTGTCTTTGTTAGTGGGGGGGCTCGTTCTGGAAAAAGCCAAGTAGCGGAGCAGCGTGTGCTCAGCGCGGCGGGTGACGCCAACTGCTATTACATTGCCACCGCCACTGTTGACGATGCAGAAATGGCCGACCGCGTATCGCGCCATCAGGCACGCCGGGAAGGCCAATGGGTGACACTAGAAGCTCCCCTTGCGATTGACCAAGCCATTGCCCAAGTACCCGATCACCACGCGGTACTACTCGACTGTTTAACCCTGTGGGCTGGGCAAGTGCTGTTTGGCGCTGAGCCAAATGAAGAATTCAGTGATGAGCAAGGCCTGGCGCTGCTTGATCGCTGCCTGCGTGATGCACAAGAACGGGGGCTGACATTGGTGATTGTATCGAACGATCTTAACGAAGAGTTGATTCCTGATCAGCCCGTTACTTGGCGCTACGTTGAGTTTATCCAGTGCCTGCAACGTTGGTTAGCGGCGCAAGCTGACTCAGTGCTTGAAGTCATCGCGGGCTGTGCTGTGGAGTGGAAACGATGA
- the cobS gene encoding adenosylcobinamide-GDP ribazoletransferase: MKDALFGLVLALQFLTRIPLPVACPWTPATRRWAIRAYPLVGLLIGSVLVLNALLLNFIGAPTPITALLLLSLWVALSGGLHLDGVMDLADALGSNQPLERRWEIMKDAQIGSFGILALLFLMAWKGVLLWALLAYQAPLWWLLAVPALGRFAGVALLVLTPCAQSKGLAWSWQQSLSPRDVGYALLPLLLLVVVFPGLIAWGLVIVVWVAFARKALLRLFNGINGDMVGATIEGGELWLLVLMWSWWQFATVSPPGI, from the coding sequence ATGAAAGATGCGCTGTTCGGCCTGGTGCTCGCGCTGCAGTTTCTAACCCGCATTCCACTTCCTGTTGCCTGCCCATGGACACCCGCCACTCGGCGTTGGGCAATCCGTGCCTATCCGTTGGTGGGGTTGTTAATTGGCAGCGTGCTGGTGTTAAACGCGCTGCTATTAAATTTCATAGGGGCACCAACGCCAATAACGGCGTTGCTACTGCTTAGTTTATGGGTCGCGCTTTCAGGGGGGTTACATCTCGATGGTGTGATGGATCTTGCCGACGCGTTAGGCAGTAACCAACCTCTTGAGCGGCGTTGGGAAATCATGAAAGACGCTCAGATAGGTAGTTTCGGCATCCTGGCACTGCTGTTTCTGATGGCTTGGAAGGGCGTATTACTGTGGGCACTGCTGGCGTATCAGGCGCCGCTGTGGTGGCTGTTGGCAGTGCCTGCATTAGGTAGATTTGCAGGGGTTGCACTGCTGGTTCTTACCCCCTGTGCCCAATCGAAGGGGCTTGCATGGAGTTGGCAGCAGTCGCTTAGCCCCCGTGATGTGGGTTATGCCTTGCTGCCTTTGTTGCTGCTTGTCGTGGTGTTCCCTGGTTTGATTGCCTGGGGGTTGGTCATTGTGGTGTGGGTAGCATTTGCCAGAAAGGCACTGCTGCGTCTATTTAACGGCATCAATGGCGACATGGTAGGTGCCACCATTGAAGGAGGAGAGCTTTGGCTACTAGTCTTAATGTGGAGTTGGTGGCAGTTCGCCACGGTATCACCGCCTGGAATTTAG
- a CDS encoding histidine phosphatase family protein produces the protein MATSLNVELVAVRHGITAWNLERRYQGQRDIPLLFPDAEAGLLALRDALTEECFDAVYSSDLTRCQQTLAWSQAAKPDVPLYLEPRLRELDFGEYEGKVYDELKALPHYRAWIDSVGELQIPGGESSGQLRDRLDAWLEQVAAHAREHHYQKVLVVTHGGVIRELRRRFETIGFWEGIVQQAQGRRWQLTYLNREEGKGEWQCSCSSAVPVQVSATL, from the coding sequence TTGGCTACTAGTCTTAATGTGGAGTTGGTGGCAGTTCGCCACGGTATCACCGCCTGGAATTTAGAGCGCCGCTACCAAGGGCAGCGCGATATTCCGCTGCTGTTTCCTGACGCGGAAGCGGGGCTGCTGGCATTGCGAGACGCATTGACAGAAGAGTGCTTTGACGCTGTTTATTCAAGCGATTTAACCCGTTGCCAGCAAACCCTAGCGTGGTCGCAGGCGGCAAAGCCGGACGTCCCGCTGTATTTGGAGCCACGGCTACGGGAGCTGGATTTTGGGGAGTACGAAGGCAAGGTCTACGATGAGCTAAAAGCGTTACCCCATTATCGCGCTTGGATTGACAGCGTGGGGGAGCTGCAAATTCCAGGCGGTGAATCGTCTGGCCAGCTACGTGACCGGTTAGATGCTTGGCTTGAACAGGTGGCTGCGCATGCCCGCGAGCACCATTATCAAAAAGTGCTGGTGGTTACCCACGGCGGGGTAATACGCGAGTTGCGGCGTCGCTTTGAAACCATTGGCTTTTGGGAAGGTATCGTGCAACAAGCGCAGGGGCGGCGTTGGCAACTGACGTATCTAAATCGTGAAGAGGGTAAAGGAGAGTGGCAATGCAGCTGTTCATCGGCGGTGCCTGTGCAGGTAAGCGCGACGTTGTAA
- a CDS encoding bifunctional adenosylcobinamide kinase/adenosylcobinamide-phosphate guanylyltransferase produces the protein MQLFIGGACAGKRDVVNARFPSAVWRRLSPGQRLHEVSHIMQPNVPLVLHGVFEWLAAVLSSDISSDASRDQWRQDLANLDAAAHTHGVTLVLIMNELGRGIVPMARDQRRLRDLSGWFSQDAAAQSEQVWHVRHGLVQALKP, from the coding sequence ATGCAGCTGTTCATCGGCGGTGCCTGTGCAGGTAAGCGCGACGTTGTAAACGCACGCTTTCCCAGCGCTGTTTGGAGGCGGCTTTCCCCAGGGCAACGTTTACACGAAGTGAGTCACATTATGCAGCCCAATGTGCCGCTCGTGCTTCACGGCGTGTTTGAGTGGTTAGCGGCAGTGCTAAGCTCGGATATAAGCAGCGATGCGTCGCGCGATCAGTGGCGGCAAGACCTTGCAAATTTGGACGCTGCAGCACACACCCACGGCGTGACGCTGGTGCTAATCATGAACGAGTTAGGGCGGGGTATTGTTCCCATGGCCCGAGACCAGCGTCGCCTGCGCGATTTAAGCGGCTGGTTTAGCCAAGATGCCGCCGCCCAATCCGAGCAGGTCTGGCATGTACGGCATGGGTTGGTGCAGGCGCTTAAACCCTAG
- a CDS encoding TonB-dependent receptor domain-containing protein: MSYRFHSTVTLAAFAMAALPLAVQAQSNAQPVTNTLNPVVVTAALAPRTANESLSSVTVLDEATLRRQDPVSITDLFRGQPGVDVSTNGSFGKNSSVFIRGSGSSQNVLLIDGIRLRSATSGGAAWQYLEPRMFDRAEIVRGPRGSLYGADAIGGVIQLFTPQGEEEGPQPRVSFGGGSFNTQRLSAGISGKEGGTRYSFAGSHFTTDGQPVRRDGDDKGYDNTTALARVSHTFENGAEAGVLALRARGHNEYDGGENDFVQQVAGVYGELPMTDNWRSRLTLSESRDESDNFADFGDSVFNTKVSTARWENTFTAGAHELIAGAEYSEDRVNSTTAYDETSRSNAAVFTQALLDFSPFTLQASLRFDDNESYGEEVTGSVGVGYDVDSHHTLRANYGTAFNAPTYNQLYFPGFGNPDLESETSESIEVGVRGQYAQWFWDAALYQTDIDNLITGQGLLFNVPETRIRGAELAAGVELDDWTLAAALTYTDPENRLTGKRLQNRASQSLRLDVDRELGDWSVGGSWIAQNHRYRDAQNQDRLSGYGLVNLRAGWQFAPLWSARVTLENALDQDYITTRSFDGADYINAGRAGFLSVHFGQ; encoded by the coding sequence ATGTCTTATCGTTTTCATTCCACCGTCACGCTGGCGGCGTTTGCGATGGCTGCGCTACCGTTGGCCGTTCAAGCCCAGTCGAATGCCCAGCCTGTGACAAATACGCTAAACCCTGTGGTGGTTACCGCCGCGCTTGCGCCGCGCACTGCCAACGAAAGCTTATCTTCGGTAACCGTGCTGGACGAAGCTACGTTACGCCGCCAAGATCCGGTCAGTATTACCGACCTGTTTCGCGGCCAGCCTGGGGTGGATGTTTCTACCAACGGCAGCTTCGGTAAAAATAGCAGCGTGTTTATTCGTGGCAGCGGTAGTAGCCAAAATGTACTGCTGATTGACGGTATTCGTCTGCGTTCCGCCACCAGCGGTGGAGCTGCTTGGCAATACCTGGAGCCGCGCATGTTTGACCGCGCCGAAATTGTGCGCGGCCCGCGCGGTAGCTTATACGGGGCCGATGCGATTGGCGGCGTTATTCAGCTGTTTACCCCTCAAGGCGAAGAAGAAGGCCCACAACCGCGGGTTTCTTTTGGCGGTGGCTCGTTTAACACCCAGCGCCTGAGTGCCGGTATTAGCGGCAAAGAAGGGGGTACCCGCTACAGCTTTGCAGGTAGCCACTTCACCACCGATGGCCAGCCGGTTCGGCGTGATGGAGACGATAAGGGCTATGACAACACCACGGCCCTAGCACGGGTTTCCCATACCTTTGAAAACGGTGCAGAAGCAGGCGTGCTGGCGCTTCGTGCCCGTGGCCATAACGAATACGATGGTGGCGAAAACGACTTCGTGCAGCAGGTGGCAGGGGTCTACGGTGAACTGCCGATGACCGATAACTGGCGCAGCCGCTTAACCCTCAGCGAATCCCGTGATGAGAGCGATAATTTTGCTGACTTTGGTGACTCTGTGTTCAACACCAAGGTGAGCACCGCGCGCTGGGAAAATACCTTTACAGCGGGCGCCCATGAGCTAATTGCTGGCGCTGAGTACAGCGAAGATCGAGTCAATAGCACCACGGCGTATGATGAAACCAGCCGAAGCAACGCGGCGGTCTTTACGCAGGCGCTGCTCGATTTTTCACCGTTTACTCTGCAAGCCAGCTTGCGCTTTGATGACAATGAATCTTACGGTGAAGAAGTCACTGGTAGCGTAGGCGTGGGCTATGACGTAGACAGCCATCACACCTTACGTGCCAACTACGGTACGGCCTTTAACGCACCCACTTACAATCAGCTCTATTTCCCTGGCTTCGGTAATCCCGACTTGGAGTCTGAAACGTCAGAAAGTATTGAAGTGGGTGTACGTGGACAGTATGCCCAATGGTTCTGGGATGCCGCGCTTTATCAAACCGATATCGACAACTTGATTACTGGCCAAGGTCTGCTGTTTAACGTGCCGGAAACCCGCATTCGTGGGGCAGAGTTAGCGGCTGGCGTTGAACTCGACGATTGGACACTGGCTGCCGCACTCACTTACACCGACCCTGAAAACCGTCTGACAGGTAAGCGCCTGCAAAACCGCGCCTCACAAAGCCTTCGCTTAGACGTAGACCGTGAGCTTGGTGACTGGTCGGTGGGTGGGTCTTGGATTGCTCAAAACCACCGTTACCGTGATGCTCAGAACCAAGACCGCCTAAGCGGTTACGGGCTGGTGAACCTGCGTGCGGGCTGGCAGTTTGCCCCGCTGTGGAGTGCGCGGGTAACGTTGGAAAACGCCTTGGATCAAGATTACATTACAACACGCTCTTTTGATGGTGCCGACTACATTAATGCAGGCCGTGCAGGGTTCTTGAGTGTTCACTTTGGCCAATAA